The Burkholderia pyrrocinia genome has a segment encoding these proteins:
- the fhuF gene encoding siderophore-iron reductase FhuF yields the protein MTPSLDGARATRFSAFAPEPFADHLDVVWLGMPDDAHAPGRIVMPVSALPEHRDAVLDAMVRHYGGDPAQHARALMSQWSKYYFGRAAPAGVVAALTLGRPLDMTPERTFVALDDGMPVALYFAADALGAPCDDPALRYAGLVAHLGAVIDLLAAMGRVTPRVLWSNAGNLLDYLLDTCRSLPCAADPVRDAGWLFGSTCLACEPNPLRMPVRDAVPRSPLLPTPFRARRVCCLRYEIPGETQLCGSCPLLLTMDDAALAGQDAIR from the coding sequence ATGACGCCGTCGCTCGACGGCGCGCGCGCCACGCGCTTCTCGGCGTTCGCGCCCGAACCGTTCGCCGACCATCTCGACGTCGTCTGGCTTGGCATGCCCGACGACGCACATGCGCCGGGCCGCATCGTCATGCCCGTCAGCGCGTTGCCCGAGCACCGCGACGCGGTGCTCGATGCAATGGTCCGCCATTACGGCGGCGATCCGGCGCAGCATGCGCGCGCGCTGATGTCGCAATGGAGCAAATACTATTTCGGCCGTGCGGCGCCGGCCGGCGTCGTCGCCGCGCTGACGCTCGGCCGGCCGCTCGACATGACGCCCGAGCGCACGTTCGTCGCGCTCGACGACGGGATGCCGGTTGCGCTGTATTTCGCGGCGGACGCGCTCGGCGCGCCGTGCGACGATCCCGCGCTTCGTTATGCAGGGCTCGTCGCGCATCTCGGCGCGGTGATCGACCTGCTCGCCGCGATGGGCCGCGTCACGCCGCGCGTGCTGTGGAGCAACGCGGGCAACCTGCTCGACTATCTGCTCGACACCTGCCGGTCGCTGCCTTGCGCGGCCGATCCCGTGCGCGATGCGGGCTGGCTGTTCGGCTCGACGTGCCTTGCCTGCGAACCGAATCCGCTGCGCATGCCGGTACGCGATGCCGTGCCGCGCTCGCCGCTGCTGCCGACGCCGTTTCGCGCGCGCCGCGTGTGCTGCCTGCGCTATGAAATTCCTGGAGAAACACAACTGTGTGGGAGCTGCCCCCTGCTACTGACGATGGACGACGCGGCGCTGGCCGGGCAGGACGCCATCCGGTGA
- the fhuB gene encoding Fe(3+)-hydroxamate ABC transporter permease FhuB yields the protein MTTFAMRKRLAATGKGAASGRAGTIAIGLVALIAILAALRVAPDLRVWWAAAPGSDGAALAHVFLFDLNLPRVAAALVAGGCLGIAGALFQSLTRNPLASPDLLGVTGGAQLGLLAAMLVPALAGVASVPLLFVCGLAAAACAIVAAGGWRATPLRLVLAGSVCMLLFAALSTLVLAFFEQNIAGAALWTNGSLYQPGATGLALAARWLVVPLVALPFVIRPLNPLTLGDDAAAAAGVRVDATRLAATLVAVAFTSVAVSIAGPLSYVGLVAPNLLRQVRGARAARLGVLVPLSALAGGALVLVTDSAVLASGLDATLSTGVAIALVGTPLMLAMIRRGAAWSGVLHADGERAAGGGSTRLVGWLERLGWPLRTALFCVVGALVVWGGVSAGPEWLSPARWSAALSGHDALARMLIDLRMPRLLCALLAGALLAVSGVAMQSVVRNPLAGPEVLGVTQGAGLVTLFALSTWPLMGHVTLAAAALIGGGLSLAITLALNHRHRYAPLAVALTGIAIGALWTTLAQWLITQQSVQPARFVVWLVGGTYGRSWGEVSMLLPWCVLAVPVFAWLARPLDMLALGDDQAAALGLPVAALRPLALTIATLAACAAVAAVGPVGFIGLMAPHVATMLGARRHRTRLWLAAACGALILGVADLAARTVVAPREVPAGVLTALIGAPYLLGLLILEGRRARRAGR from the coding sequence GCGGCGTCCGGCCGGGCAGGCACGATCGCGATCGGCCTCGTCGCGCTGATCGCGATACTCGCGGCGCTGCGCGTCGCACCCGATTTGCGCGTGTGGTGGGCGGCGGCGCCCGGCAGCGACGGCGCCGCGCTCGCGCACGTGTTCCTGTTCGACCTCAACCTGCCGCGGGTCGCGGCCGCGCTCGTCGCGGGCGGCTGCCTCGGCATCGCGGGCGCGCTGTTCCAGTCGCTCACGCGCAATCCGCTCGCGTCGCCCGACCTGCTCGGCGTGACGGGCGGCGCGCAGCTCGGCCTGCTCGCGGCGATGCTCGTGCCGGCACTGGCGGGCGTCGCATCGGTGCCGCTGCTGTTCGTGTGCGGGCTGGCCGCCGCCGCATGCGCGATCGTCGCGGCCGGCGGCTGGCGTGCGACGCCGTTGCGGCTCGTGCTCGCGGGCAGCGTGTGCATGCTGCTGTTCGCCGCGCTGTCGACGCTCGTGCTCGCGTTCTTCGAGCAGAACATCGCGGGCGCCGCGCTGTGGACCAACGGCAGTCTTTACCAGCCGGGCGCGACGGGCCTCGCGCTCGCCGCGCGCTGGCTCGTCGTGCCGCTGGTCGCGCTGCCGTTCGTGATCCGGCCGCTGAATCCGCTCACGCTCGGCGACGATGCGGCGGCCGCGGCCGGCGTGCGCGTCGATGCAACGCGGCTCGCCGCGACGCTCGTCGCGGTCGCGTTCACGAGCGTGGCCGTCAGTATCGCGGGCCCGCTGTCGTATGTCGGTCTCGTCGCGCCGAACCTGCTGCGCCAGGTGCGCGGCGCGCGCGCGGCGCGGCTCGGCGTGCTGGTGCCGCTGTCGGCGCTCGCCGGTGGCGCGCTCGTGCTCGTCACCGACAGCGCGGTGCTCGCGTCGGGCCTCGACGCGACGCTGTCGACCGGCGTCGCGATCGCGCTGGTCGGCACGCCGCTGATGCTCGCGATGATTCGGCGCGGCGCCGCGTGGTCGGGCGTGCTGCATGCGGATGGCGAACGCGCGGCGGGCGGCGGCTCGACGCGGCTCGTCGGCTGGCTCGAACGGCTCGGCTGGCCGCTGCGCACAGCGTTGTTCTGCGTGGTCGGCGCGCTGGTGGTGTGGGGCGGCGTGTCGGCCGGCCCCGAATGGCTGTCGCCCGCACGCTGGTCCGCCGCGCTGTCCGGCCACGATGCGCTCGCGCGGATGCTGATCGACCTGCGCATGCCGCGCCTGCTGTGCGCACTGCTCGCGGGCGCGCTGCTGGCCGTGAGCGGCGTCGCGATGCAGAGCGTCGTGCGCAATCCGCTCGCGGGCCCCGAAGTGCTGGGCGTCACGCAGGGCGCGGGGCTCGTTACGTTGTTCGCATTGTCGACGTGGCCGTTGATGGGCCACGTGACGCTTGCGGCGGCTGCGCTGATCGGCGGCGGACTGTCGCTCGCGATCACGCTCGCGCTGAATCACCGGCATCGTTATGCGCCGCTCGCGGTGGCGTTGACGGGTATCGCGATCGGCGCGCTGTGGACCACGCTCGCACAATGGCTGATCACGCAGCAAAGCGTGCAGCCCGCGCGCTTCGTCGTGTGGCTCGTCGGCGGCACCTATGGCCGAAGCTGGGGCGAGGTGTCGATGCTGCTGCCGTGGTGCGTGCTCGCGGTGCCCGTGTTCGCGTGGCTCGCGCGACCGCTCGACATGCTCGCGCTCGGCGACGACCAGGCGGCCGCGCTCGGCCTGCCGGTGGCCGCGCTGCGACCGCTCGCGCTGACGATCGCGACGCTCGCCGCGTGCGCGGCCGTCGCGGCGGTCGGGCCGGTCGGTTTCATCGGGCTGATGGCGCCGCATGTCGCGACGATGCTCGGCGCGCGCCGGCATCGCACGCGGCTGTGGCTCGCGGCCGCGTGCGGCGCGCTGATCCTCGGTGTCGCGGATCTCGCGGCGCGCACGGTCGTCGCGCCGCGCGAAGTGCCGGCCGGCGTGTTGACCGCGCTGATCGGCGCGCCGTACCTGCTCGGGCTGCTGATTCTCGAGGGGCGCCGCGCCCGGCGCGCGGGGCGATGA